The following proteins are co-located in the Rhodococcus opacus B4 genome:
- a CDS encoding VWA domain-containing protein — protein MTKDAERLRRWRLLLGNAAEESTGGLTSRTDAAMDGALAALYDTGSEGSKSRRRGAGLGGSAPKVARWLGDIRTYFPSSVVQVMQKDAIDRLGLTQLLLEPELLDAVEPDVHLVGTLLSLNRVMPETSKATARMVVEKVVREVEDRIAQKTRTAVTGSLNRAARTTNPKYRDIDWHRTIRANLAHYLPEHKTVVPERLLGYGRRSQAVHRDVVLAIDQSGSMASSVVYASVFGAVLASMRALKTSLVVFDTAVVDLTDKLSDPVDVLFGTQLGGGTDINRAIAYSQSLIDRPAESLFVLISDLYEGGIRAEMLRRMAAMKNAGVQVVVLLALSDDGAPSFDHDNAAALGALGIPAFACTPDKFPELLALALERGDIGRWADGLQQG, from the coding sequence GTGACCAAGGACGCGGAACGGCTGCGACGGTGGCGGCTGCTGCTCGGCAACGCCGCCGAGGAATCCACCGGCGGACTGACGTCCAGGACGGACGCGGCGATGGACGGCGCACTGGCCGCGCTGTACGACACCGGCAGCGAGGGGTCGAAGAGCCGCCGCCGGGGTGCGGGTCTCGGCGGATCGGCACCGAAGGTCGCGCGCTGGCTCGGCGACATCCGCACCTATTTCCCGAGCAGCGTCGTGCAGGTGATGCAGAAGGACGCCATCGACCGGCTCGGCCTCACCCAACTGCTCCTCGAACCCGAACTGCTCGACGCCGTCGAACCGGACGTCCACCTCGTCGGCACCCTGCTGAGCCTGAACCGGGTGATGCCCGAGACCAGCAAGGCCACCGCCCGGATGGTCGTCGAGAAGGTGGTCCGGGAGGTGGAGGACCGGATCGCGCAGAAGACCAGAACCGCTGTCACCGGTTCCCTCAACCGCGCGGCCCGCACCACCAATCCCAAGTACCGCGACATCGACTGGCATCGCACCATCCGCGCCAACCTCGCGCACTACCTGCCCGAGCACAAGACGGTGGTACCCGAACGGCTCCTCGGCTACGGCCGACGGTCGCAGGCCGTGCACCGCGACGTCGTCCTCGCGATCGACCAGTCCGGCTCGATGGCGTCGAGCGTCGTGTACGCGTCCGTGTTCGGGGCGGTGCTCGCGTCGATGCGCGCGCTGAAGACGTCGCTGGTCGTGTTCGACACGGCGGTCGTCGATCTCACCGACAAGCTGTCCGATCCCGTCGACGTGCTGTTCGGCACGCAACTCGGCGGCGGCACCGACATCAACCGGGCCATCGCCTACAGCCAGTCGCTGATCGACAGACCGGCGGAATCGTTGTTCGTGCTGATCTCGGACCTGTACGAGGGCGGGATCCGCGCGGAGATGCTCCGCCGGATGGCGGCGATGAAGAACGCCGGGGTGCAGGTGGTGGTGCTGCTGGCGCTGTCCGACGACGGCGCGCCGTCGTTCGATCACGACAACGCGGCGGCCCTCGGCGCGCTCGGCATCCCAGCGTTCGCCTGCACCCCGGACAAGTTCCCGGAACTGCTGGCGCTCGCCCTGGAACGCGGCGACATCGGCAGGTGGGCGGACGGTCTCCAGCAGGGGTGA
- a CDS encoding DUF5682 family protein, translating to MSSDIRVFGIRHHGPGSARSVRRALDEFAPDAVLIEGPADADPLVALTASDTMEPPVALLAYATGEPRTAAFWPFAVFSPEWQALSWAAGHGVDVRFCDLPAANTLAADRAESRSEDPLTALAAAAGYDDTERWWDAVIESGSGADAFDAITDAMTALRDTVDLDEPTSRREAYMRQTLRKVIKGGAERIAVVCGAWHAPALAGPLGPATADARILKGIPKIKTSLTWVPWTHSRLSTASGYGAGITSPGWYHHLFTAPDRTITRWLTKVAGVLRDEDLPVSSAHVIESVRLADTLAALRARPLAGLSEVTEATRAVMCDGDDVLLDLITRRLVVGESLGAVPDDTPTVPLDADLRARAKSLRLKQQSTEKTIDLDLRRDNDVARSRLLHRLQILGVGWGTPADSDVRGTGTFRETWSLTWHPELAVSIIEASLWGTTVEAAATAKVREEAAAGDVSLARLTGLLEQALLSDLGDALAELLRGLETAATLDHDVMHLMDALPALTRTLRYGDVRGTDVSSFVRVTDSLLVRICAGLPSAMSGLDDDSALDLRRAVDDVHAAVMLRDDDRASARWLGTLTGLVDRSDVNGLVIGRMVRLLRDAGAVGETEAATRLSRALSVGADPSAKAGWVDGFLGGGGLLLVHDRQLLRLLDGWVSGLREQDFVDVLPLLRRTFGSFETGERRAIGQSVEGGSTADAPAGVDARRGTVAIRTVADILGVTS from the coding sequence CCGATCCGCTGGTCGCGTTGACCGCGTCCGACACCATGGAACCCCCGGTGGCGTTGCTCGCGTATGCCACCGGCGAACCCCGGACGGCGGCGTTCTGGCCGTTCGCCGTGTTCTCGCCGGAGTGGCAGGCGCTGTCGTGGGCGGCCGGACACGGCGTCGACGTGCGCTTCTGCGACCTCCCGGCCGCCAACACCCTCGCCGCCGACCGCGCCGAGTCCCGTTCCGAGGATCCGCTGACAGCGTTGGCCGCGGCGGCCGGCTACGACGACACCGAACGCTGGTGGGACGCCGTCATCGAATCCGGTTCGGGGGCCGACGCGTTCGATGCGATCACCGACGCCATGACCGCACTGCGGGACACCGTCGACCTCGACGAGCCGACCAGCAGGCGCGAGGCGTACATGCGCCAGACCCTGCGGAAGGTGATCAAGGGCGGTGCCGAGCGGATCGCGGTGGTGTGCGGCGCCTGGCACGCCCCGGCGCTCGCGGGCCCCCTCGGACCGGCCACCGCGGACGCGCGAATCCTCAAGGGAATCCCCAAGATCAAGACCTCACTGACATGGGTGCCGTGGACGCATTCACGGCTGTCCACGGCGTCCGGATACGGCGCCGGCATCACCTCCCCCGGCTGGTATCACCACCTGTTCACCGCCCCGGACCGCACGATCACCCGATGGCTCACGAAGGTCGCGGGGGTACTGCGGGACGAGGACCTTCCGGTGTCGAGTGCGCACGTCATCGAATCCGTCCGTCTCGCAGACACGTTGGCCGCATTGCGGGCGCGGCCGCTGGCCGGTCTCTCCGAGGTCACCGAGGCCACCCGCGCCGTGATGTGCGACGGGGACGACGTCCTGCTCGACCTGATCACGCGTCGCCTCGTCGTCGGCGAATCCCTCGGCGCCGTCCCGGACGACACCCCGACGGTTCCTCTCGACGCCGACCTGCGGGCCCGGGCGAAGTCCCTGCGCCTGAAACAGCAGTCCACCGAGAAGACCATCGACCTCGACCTCCGCCGGGACAACGACGTCGCGCGGTCCCGGCTCCTGCATCGCCTGCAGATCCTCGGTGTCGGCTGGGGCACCCCGGCCGACAGCGACGTCCGCGGCACCGGCACGTTCCGTGAGACGTGGTCGCTGACCTGGCACCCCGAACTGGCGGTGTCGATCATCGAGGCGTCGCTGTGGGGCACCACCGTCGAGGCCGCGGCCACGGCGAAGGTGCGGGAGGAGGCGGCGGCCGGCGACGTCTCGCTTGCCCGGCTCACCGGGCTGCTCGAGCAGGCGCTGCTGTCGGATCTCGGCGACGCCCTGGCCGAACTGTTGCGCGGGCTGGAGACCGCGGCCACGCTCGACCACGACGTCATGCACCTGATGGACGCGCTGCCCGCGCTCACCCGCACCCTGCGGTACGGCGACGTCCGCGGAACCGACGTCTCGTCCTTCGTCCGCGTCACCGACAGCCTGCTCGTCCGCATCTGCGCGGGACTGCCGTCGGCGATGTCCGGTCTGGACGACGACAGCGCCCTCGACCTGCGCCGCGCCGTCGACGACGTCCACGCGGCGGTGATGTTGCGCGACGACGACCGCGCGTCGGCGCGGTGGCTCGGCACCCTCACCGGCCTCGTCGACCGCAGCGACGTGAACGGCCTCGTGATCGGGCGCATGGTCCGACTGCTTCGCGACGCGGGCGCCGTCGGCGAAACCGAGGCCGCCACCCGGCTGTCGCGGGCGCTGTCCGTCGGCGCCGACCCGTCCGCCAAGGCGGGGTGGGTCGACGGCTTCCTCGGCGGCGGCGGGCTGCTGCTGGTTCACGACCGGCAACTGTTACGACTGCTCGACGGGTGGGTGTCGGGGCTGCGCGAGCAGGATTTCGTCGACGTGCTGCCACTGCTGCGGCGCACGTTCGGCAGCTTCGAGACCGGGGAACGCCGGGCCATCGGACAGTCCGTGGAGGGTGGCTCCACAGCCGATGCTCCCGCCGGAGTCGATGCCCGGCGCGGCACCGTGGCGATCCGGACCGTCGCCGACATCCTGGGAGTGACGTCGTGA